The Leptospira meyeri region CTCTATTGGGTAGTGGTCTAAAATGAGTTTCACAGTAAAGGCATTGTATGCATTGATTAAAAAACTCATTTTTTCTTTTTCGTTGAATCCTTGGTATTGAGCCTCGGTCACTTTAGAAAGAGATTCTAAGTATTGTTTTAAGGAACCTTCTTCTGCCTGAATTCCTTTATAAGAAACAAGTCCGTTTTTTACATTTTTTTTAAGAATGGAATCCCAAACAGAATGTTTATGATCAAAACTTTGGGCAAAGGTCCCTTGCCATAATCCAATACAAAGAAATATAATAAGAAACTGTTTCATGATAACCACCCGTTGTTTAGACAGAACTAAACCAATTTACGAACCAGAAAATTTACGATAAACTATTCAAATAACGGCTAATCCCCTGGATCACCGGTGCGGGGATTTCATGTCCCCCATTAAAAGCAATGAATTCTCCAAGGAGACCTGAATTACGAAGCAACTTTTCTAGTTTTTTTGCATTCGCATAACCAAGAATAGGATCAAATTCTCCATGAGATTGGAAAAAACGTAAAATTGATTTTTTTGGAGCCAATTCTTTCCAAAGTGATTCATTTACAAGTGCACCTGAAAGGATCATAAGTCCTTTGGAGACTTCTTCTTTTCGAAGTGTTAAATCTGTTGCAAGCATAGCACCTTGGGAAAACCCGCCAAGGATTAATTGATCCCACGGAACACCAAGAGCATCTAACATTAAATAAGCGGCTTCTCTAGCAACATCCATTCCTTCTGGATCTTTGTCGGCAAAATTTCTAAAATCATTTTTACGAATTGCTTCTTCCAAAGCGGCCATATCAATTGGGAACCAAGCTCGGCCTGAATAACCTGGCATAAGAGGTACACTCAAATGCCCATGTGGGAAAACCCAATTGAATTTTTGGTCAGTCACTAACACTTCATGGATGGGATATAAATCGAAGGCACTGGCACCATAACCGTGAAACAAGACTACCGTTGGTGCATCTGAATCTCCCTTAACTCGACGGACTTGTAAAGGTCCGAGGGATTCTAAATCGTTTTCATTATCTAACATAGTTTAACCGAAAAGTGAAGGTTGGTCCTCATTTTTTGAATCGGAAGAAAAGTTCGTCACAGAAATTCCTAAAAGCCTTATTTTCTTCATTGGTTCTGTGTTTTCCTTCCAAACATTTGCCAACAGATTCGAGGATTGTTGGAAAAGGTTGTCTGCCAAGTAGAAAACAGATTCGGAAGAAATAGATTTTTGTTTCACAGTGAAATCTTCAAATTTGATTTTTAAAGTCAGTGTTTTTCCTTGTTTATTTTTCCTACCCATTCTCAATTCTAATTCTTTAGATAAATTCTCTAATGTGAGTAACAAATAAGCAAAATCTTCTGAGTCGTGCGAAAAAGTTGTCTCGACCCCAATCGATTTGGGATCTCTAAAAGGAATGACTTCCCGATCGTCGAGCCCCCTTGCCATCCGATAAAACACGGCACCCATTTTTCCAAATTCCCCAACTAAAAAAGACTCTTCCGCCTTTCGTAATTCTGATCCTTTGGTATATCCTAATTGCGAAAGGCGTTCGTAAGTTTTTTTCCCAATTCCAAAAAAACTATACAACGGGATGTCATCTAAAAATTTTTCTTCTTCTCCCGGAAGAACCACATATAGACCGTTAGGTTTATTTTTTTCCGATGCCATTTTTGCTAAAAATTTATTTTGAGCAACACCCGCAGAACAAGTAAGTCCCGTTCGATCAAATATTTTTTTCCGAATTTCTTTTGCGATCGTACTTGCTAGAGGAATTTGTAATTTGTTGGATGTGACATCTAAATAAGCCTCATCCAATGACAAGGGTTCCACTAAGTCGGTATATTCCAAAAATATAGAACGAATTTCTTTGGAGATTGATTTATACACTTCAAATCTTGGTGGAGTAAAAATGGCATCTGGACAAAGTTTGTAAGCCTGAAAACAAGGGATAGCAGAGCGAACACCAAACTTCCTAGCCTCGTAACTTGCCGCACATACCACTCCCCTTGAATGCGGAGAACCACCCACAACGACAGGTTTCCCACGCATTTCGGGAAAATCTCTTTGTTCTACAGATGCATAAAATGCGTCCATATCAATGTGGATGATCTTTTTCATTTCTCTTGTATAACCAAATCAAACTTTATCAAAAATCTCTTGCCAAATGTTTTTTGCAACGAATCCTTCATGAATTGTGAACACAAAACAAGCACCGAAAATTTTGGTGGTCGATGATAACGAAACCAATATTGAGATTATCACTCATATTTTACTTGGCCAAGGATATGAGGTGGCGGTTGCTTACGATGGTGAATATGCTTTAGAATTGGCGGAGGCACTTGACTTTGACTTAATTTTATTGGATATTCTACTTCCAGGGATCAGTGGGCTTGATGTTGCCAAACGTTTACTTGTAATGGATAGGTCAAAAAACACCCCCATTCTTTTTTTATCTGCATTGAATGAAACAAGCGATATAGTCAAAGGATTAGAAACAGGAGCTGTTGATTACATTACAAAACCATTCCAAGAATCCGAAATTCTAGCAAGGATCAGAACTCATATCAAAATCAAAACGCTAGAAAAAGAAAGAATCGATCTTTTACAAGCCATTCAAAAAGACCTGGAACTTGCAAAATCAAACCAAGAAAATTTAGTCACCTTCCAATTCCCACCTTCCCCACTTTATCAAATTTATACATCTTATAAGCCTATGGAATTAGTCGGTGGAGATTTGATCACCTACGATTTGTTACCTTCCGGCGATTTAGACATTTTATTTGGAGATGTAACTGGTCATGGGATTGCGGCTGCTATGGTTTCTCTTATGGCTATTATTACTTTCAAAACAATGGATAAATCTTTTTTATCACCGAGTGAAAGTTTATATTGGATTCATAGTACACTAACACCTCTCATCAGCACTCATTTTATTAGCGCAATCTATTTACGTTACAAAGCGGAAGAAAATCTTTTGTCCTATTCCATGGCTGGCCACCATCATATGTTTTTGATTCGTGAAAATAAAATCATCAAACTTGGAACAAAGGGATTTTGCCTTATGATGTTTCCTGATCAACTCAATGCGGAAAACGAAGATATTTTTCTAAATTCGGGAGACAGATTGTTTTTATTTTCTGACGGTATGTTTGAAGTTCCTAATGAAAAAGAAGAATACTTAGGAGACCAAAAATTCGCAGAAATAATCGAAACAAGAATTCATCTTCCTTCAAAAGAATTTCTGGAATCCATTCAAGATGAAGTTTTGGTTTATTCTGGTGGGAAAGTAGCAGACGACATGACAATGTTGCTTTTGGAAATCAAATGATTGACGAGTTTTTAGCCATTTTGATTG contains the following coding sequences:
- a CDS encoding PP2C family protein-serine/threonine phosphatase; its protein translation is MNTKQAPKILVVDDNETNIEIITHILLGQGYEVAVAYDGEYALELAEALDFDLILLDILLPGISGLDVAKRLLVMDRSKNTPILFLSALNETSDIVKGLETGAVDYITKPFQESEILARIRTHIKIKTLEKERIDLLQAIQKDLELAKSNQENLVTFQFPPSPLYQIYTSYKPMELVGGDLITYDLLPSGDLDILFGDVTGHGIAAAMVSLMAIITFKTMDKSFLSPSESLYWIHSTLTPLISTHFISAIYLRYKAEENLLSYSMAGHHHMFLIRENKIIKLGTKGFCLMMFPDQLNAENEDIFLNSGDRLFLFSDGMFEVPNEKEEYLGDQKFAEIIETRIHLPSKEFLESIQDEVLVYSGGKVADDMTMLLLEIK
- a CDS encoding alpha/beta hydrolase, which codes for MLDNENDLESLGPLQVRRVKGDSDAPTVVLFHGYGASAFDLYPIHEVLVTDQKFNWVFPHGHLSVPLMPGYSGRAWFPIDMAALEEAIRKNDFRNFADKDPEGMDVAREAAYLMLDALGVPWDQLILGGFSQGAMLATDLTLRKEEVSKGLMILSGALVNESLWKELAPKKSILRFFQSHGEFDPILGYANAKKLEKLLRNSGLLGEFIAFNGGHEIPAPVIQGISRYLNSLS
- the dinB gene encoding DNA polymerase IV, producing MKKIIHIDMDAFYASVEQRDFPEMRGKPVVVGGSPHSRGVVCAASYEARKFGVRSAIPCFQAYKLCPDAIFTPPRFEVYKSISKEIRSIFLEYTDLVEPLSLDEAYLDVTSNKLQIPLASTIAKEIRKKIFDRTGLTCSAGVAQNKFLAKMASEKNKPNGLYVVLPGEEEKFLDDIPLYSFFGIGKKTYERLSQLGYTKGSELRKAEESFLVGEFGKMGAVFYRMARGLDDREVIPFRDPKSIGVETTFSHDSEDFAYLLLTLENLSKELELRMGRKNKQGKTLTLKIKFEDFTVKQKSISSESVFYLADNLFQQSSNLLANVWKENTEPMKKIRLLGISVTNFSSDSKNEDQPSLFG